tgattaacaagtagctagcatgtttttagcatgattagcaaagttgccagcattattctagcatgattaacaaatagGTAGCaagtttttagcataattagcaagtagctagcatgtttctagcatgattggcgaagttgctagcatgtttctagcatgattaacaagtagctagcatgtttctagcatgattagcaaagttgctattatgcttctagcatgattagcaggttgttagcatttttctagcatgattagcaaagttgctagcatgtttctagcatgattagcaagtagctaacatgtttctagcatgattagcaaagttgctagcatgtttctagcatgattaacaagtagctagcatgtttttagcatgattagcaaagttgttagcatgtttctagcatgattagcaagttgttagcatgtttctagcatgattagcaagtagctagcatgtttctagcatgagtCTGAAAACACCATTACTTTACTACCTACCTAAGTTTTATCTCCAAATGGAAAACAGCATATAGGGCTGCATAATAGAGTGCAGAggaaccacacacacacacacacaaacaaatgctatatgactatatatttactaatgatctgttaagcattatatattgtttattaatgacTTATTAATGAACGTCGTTAAGTGTTACTAAAAGTACTTATATAACTAATTTAAGACTCAATAAAATTAAGCAcacaaatatacaatttaaaagtttgaaattgTTTTACAGATACaggatgcatttttactttggTTGTACATTGTATCCTCATACATAACTGtgaaaaacatttctcatttcagGTGTTACTTTGTGGGATAAGAAATCACTGAGTGAAGATTTGGACAGTCATCTTAAGCTCATGACAGATTTGAAGTTCAGTAGCTCTGACTCTCTCTCTAGTAAGGCCAGTCTCCTGAACATAAGCGCTTCACTGAAGGCCAGCTTTTGTGGGGGGCTGGTGGAGGTGGGAGGATCTGCCAAGTTCCTGCGAAACACCAAATCCTCcaaccaacagtccagagtaaCAATGCATTACAGTGAAACCTCGAGATTCGATCAACTCACTATGACTCAGCTGGGCCAGATCACCTACCCTCAGGTGTTTGACCAGAAAACTGCAACTCATGTGGTCACGGCTGTGCTGTACGGAGCTCAGGCCTTCCTGGTTTTTGATCGCTCATTTGCAGAAGATGAAAACAAGCAGGAGATTGAGGGAGAACTAGATATCATGGTCAAGAAGATCCCTGGATTTTCCATTGAGGGAAAAGGagctttaaaaatgacagttgaGGATAATAAAAAGGCTGAGAATATCAACTGCACATTTCATAGTGACTTCAATCTTGAGCAGAGTCCCACCACATACATGGAAGCCCTAGAGCTGTACAAGAAGCTCCCCACTCTACTGAAGGAGAATCCACAGAATGCAGTGCCAATAAAAGTCTGGCTCTATCCTCTTTCCCTAGTAGATACAAAAGCAGCTCAGCTGAAGAGAGAAATCAGCACACGTTTGATTTCCAACATTGGAGATATGATGGATTGGCTGGGGGATGTAGAGAGGACATGCAATGACCTGTGTGGAAGAACAGAGGTAAATGTTTTCAGTGACGTCAAAGAAAGGCTGTGCTCATTTCAGGATTCATTTAGCATTTACAAGATAGTGCTCCAGAAAGCACTGGCCAGAGTCTTGCCTGCCATTCGAGGAGGAGGTATGGAGGAACAATCCCTGGAAGACATCCTGAAGATACACAGCAGCTCCCCTTTTAATGCTGAATTACTTAACCAATGGTTAGATGATGCAAAGTCTGAACTTaacttgttgaataaaaaca
Above is a genomic segment from Labeo rohita strain BAU-BD-2019 unplaced genomic scaffold, IGBB_LRoh.1.0 scaffold_920, whole genome shotgun sequence containing:
- the LOC127162384 gene encoding verrucotoxin subunit beta; the protein is MGSEPIELAALGRPLFPGMLYDCRKDSLIPGVTLWDKKSLSEDLDSHLKLMTDLKFSSSDSLSSKASLLNISASLKASFCGGLVEVGGSAKFLRNTKSSNQQSRVTMHYSETSRFDQLTMTQLGQITYPQVFDQKTATHVVTAVLYGAQAFLVFDRSFAEDENKQEIEGELDIMVKKIPGFSIEGKGALKMTVEDNKKAENINCTFHSDFNLEQSPTTYMEALELYKKLPTLLKENPQNAVPIKVWLYPLSLVDTKAAQLKREISTRLISNIGDMMDWLGDVERTCNDLCGRTEVNVFSDVKERLCSFQDSFSIYKIVLQKALARVLPAIRGGGMEEQSLEDILKIHSSSPFNAELLNQWLDDAKSELNLLNKNSKTLNEINIADSDGLSAILLDPDVDVVLCLTFTSLKYEDPYLSTLTEFLKSDTFKELDEIKPLHSVRSDIRKWFKDPDVIAKMRENLHLFKRFSEANKNEKSIQFIISAISSRTIPGSSIYLYENGKLTDTKFQPVSKPPPPVVKNVLDSSVSLKLQKSPTGETVKYRVEYKQIKANSGAEEQWVVIDTTDEDFSLTELVSGKQYLIRYRILGKVGVSEASETVSPTLALITNWTRDDFLQWFFPEIWNQGLISPIYKNGDPNKY